TTGAGAGGAAGCTAATTTTAAAATACTTCGGAAACAAATTTTTGTGAAAATGGTCACATTAGATAGTTTATGGATAACAAAAAATAGACAAAAACAAGTTAGAATCTGATTGTTGATAGTTAATTGATGTCTATATTAAAGTTTTAAATTAATCTCGAATTCCTCATGAATAATTATCAAGTTCTTTCTCCTCAACATTTACCATTAATTTTGTTAACGTCTCTATGGCTTCTCACACCTCAGAAAGTTAGTGCGGGTGCGATCGAAATTAGCATTGACCCTTATAATGATTCGGGATATGAGACTATTCCTCTTGAAAGCAATCAAAGTCCTAATGACAATACACACGCTTCTCCAAAACCTAACTTATCCGTTATCGATAAAGAAAATATATCTAGTGAAGGAATTTATTATGTAAAAGGAAACTCTCCTCCTCCTCCTCCGCAAATAGTTGACGGCAATCTCATCCAATCAAACCAGAGCTTACCTGCAATACCTCCTCTAAATGAGCCTTATAGCCCCCAACAAACTGCTGATGTTAATCCTCGAAATATTACTCCTACTAACGAATTGTCTGTTTCTGTTTCCCCTTTGAACGTTACACCTTCGACAGAAAATACTACCTCTAATAATGCTCCCACGACGAATAAAATTGTGGTAGAAAACTCTAACAATAGTATCCGCAATATAAGCGTAAGTCCTCAAAACTCTAACTCAAATTCCGTTTCAGTTAACAACAACTCAAATAACTCCTCTATGGATAATTTAGGTAAAAGGAGAAATCTGCGGGAAATTTTAGTTTTTTCTAATTCAACAAATTCTGAGAATATCAAAAATAATGGCAATAATATGCCTTCTGAATCTTTACAATCTTCTTCTAACAATAGTCAAACTGTATATAAAGTTTTAGCTAAAACTAACGGTAATAACCAAGAAGTGGGAGTAAAATCTCTCTATCCTGAAGCCTTTAAAACTAATTATCAAGGACAATCTTTACTACAAGTGGGGGTGTTTAGCACTCAGGAAAACGCCGAACAAGTATCCCAGTCTCTTGCAAATATAGGGGTTAAGGCTATTATTTTAAAATAACCTGAGTTTGGGATAAATTTTCATCTATGAGTGATGGAGAAAAGGGCAATTAATGAATAGTGAATAGTTGATAATTAAGAATTAAAAATTAAAAATTAAAAACTCCGAACCCATTCTCACTTCCCCCTCTCACCCCTTCTCCTCATCTCCCCATCTCCTCCTCCCCTCATCACCTCATCACCCCTTGTCTCTACTCCTTACTCGTTACTTTCTCCTAAAACCTGAAACCTGCCACCTGATACCTTTTCCTAACCAATAATTTACACGACGAGGACTAAGAGAGCCGCTTATTCTGACGCTGTAAGATAAAATGATATATTTAGCACAATAAAAATAAGATTGACATATAAATATTGATGAATTCAAGAATTGGCACTCTTTATGGTGTCAGCGTTGGTACAGGAGATCCAGAGTTAATAACCATTAAAGCCTTAAAAGTCATCAAAAATAGTCCTATAATTGCTTTTCCTGCTGGAATTAATCAAAAATTGGGCAAAGCAGAAACTATCATTCAAAATTATTTGCAACCCCACCAAAAAAAACTATCTCTCACTTTCCCCTATACATTGTCCCAAGAAATTTTAGAGAGGTCATGGCGGAAAGTGGCATTACAGGTTTGGGAATTTTTAGCTAAAGGTTTAGATGTGGCTTTTGCTTGTGAAGGGGATATTAGTTTTTATAGCACTTTTACTTATTTAGCTGAATATATCAAAAAAATTGACTCTAATCTCAGAATAGAAAGAATTGCAGGGGTATCTTCTCCAATGGTTGCCGCTTCTGTATTAGATATTCCTTTAACTGTGCAAGATGAAAAATTAGTGGTTTTACCTGCTTTTTATTCGGTAGAAGAGTTAGAAAAAGTTTTGGATTGGGCGGAAGTCATTGTTTTAATGAAAGTAGCTTCTGTTTATGAAAAAGTATGGCAAATTTTGGCACAAAAAGGTTTATTATCCTCTTCTTATATAGTAGAAAAAGCAACTCAACCAGAAGAAAAAGTATATCGTAATCTTACTTTATTGCCCCATTTAAAGTTAAACTATTTTTCGATTTTGATTATCAAAAATAATCCCCACAACACTCAAGCTATTTAATAAACGTCTCCAACAATTCTCAAAATAAGGGAACCAAGCCCTAACTACGAGCCTATATTAATATTTTCTACCAGATGTCTAATATACCTCAGTTGTTCAGTAGGAATGTCTGACTTAGACAAATTGCCGGTGGCTGGTTTCAAGCATGATATTTCTTTAGCGTCAATTATTTAACAAAAAATAACAAGAAGAAAATCAATAAACATAAGTTTTCTGCAAATTATTATGACTTTTCTCTCTTCTACTCCCCCCAGCACCACCAGACAATTTTATATTGAACTCAGTAATTTAGTTGGAAGAATAAAAACACTCTCTAGCTATTCTTTCATCACAGCTTCTGTTAGGTCAGCTCGATCGAAGTTTGCCTGACTAATATTAGCATGAACTAAATTAGCTTTAGTTAGATTAGAACGAGTTAAATTTGACCATAATAGATTTGCTTCAGAAAGATTGGCTTCGGAGAAATCCACCATTTTGAGACTACACCAAGTCATCATACTATGATAAAAATTAGCACCATGAAAAATACTGTTAGCAAAATTCCCTCCGCTTAAATTAGCATGACTGAAATTAGCATGGGATGCTTTGATACCCACACCATTAACAGAATTCATTTGAGTAAGAGATAAATTGGCATTTTCTAAATTAGTGTTAATCATAATGGCATTAGTTAAGTTTGCCCCTTGTAGGTTAGCACCCTGTAAATTAGCATCTGTCAAATTAGCTCGACTTAAAAGACTGTTAATCAAAATTGCATGACTCAAATTGACGTTTTTTAAAATAGCATCATGTAATAATGCACAAATTAACTTACTATGACTAAAGTTACTATGACTCAGATTTGCATTTCTTAAACTAGCGTCTGTGAGGTCACTATTTTGCAAATCTCCTTTAATTATTTGGGATTGAATCAAGTTAACGGCACTCAAATCTCCTTGGATAACGACATTTTCTAAATTTGCTTCTTTTAGGTTTGCTTGGGTGAGAAAACATCCTTCAAAACAAGCACCACTCAAATTAGCTTCTTTTAAGTTAATTCTGTGAAGCACTGTATTTGTTAATTTTTGATTTTGAAGATCAACTTTTTGAAAGTTTGTTTCCCCTCGGTTATATCTTTCTATCAATTCTTGGGCATCCATCTTAAAATTTACCTTTGCTATACTTCACTTCTTTGGGTTAGTTTGCTTAATAATTCACGGGCGATTTTTTTTGCACCCCCTGCACTTCCTAATCTTTTTTTACCATTAACTGAGATTGATTGCCATAAATCTGGGTTAGATAGTAATTCTTGCACTTTATCTTTTACTTGTTGAGGATTTTCCACCAGTTGTAAGGATATTCCTAATAAGCGGCTTTGATTCTTCGCAAATTTTGGGTTATACTGCGCCCCAGTACCAGCAAATGCGATCGCAGGTTTTCCTAAGCCGACAAACTGTTCTGTTGCTGTACCTGCCATCGCTATTGATATATCACAATATTGTAAACTTTGAGCATAACTATTTTGACTCAAGATTAATTGAGCTTTATTCTTAGTAAGAATCATTTTATCAGGATCTTCAATGGGTATGTTAACTGATTTTTTTTGAATCGGTTTCCATTGAAATTTTTGGGCAATTTCGGCAAAGACATTTAAGTTTAGAGAAGATGCGATCGCACCCACAAATCTTAAATCTAAATCTTGAATTTCTAATAAACTATCCACAGCAGAAAGGATTAATTGCCAGTTATCGAGGGCTTCTGGTAATCTTGAACCGGGTAACAATAATACTTTTAAGGTATATTCATCATCTGGATTTTGGACAGGAGAAAAAGATATGTCCACATCATCCATCATCGGGTTGCCATAATCATAAGCTCGAATACCGTAATTTTGCAAAGACTCAACCGTTAAACTATCTCTGGGAAAAATACCTAAACAAGATTTACTGCTCATTAACCAACGCTCCCAAGGATAATAAATCGAACCCAAAAAGCGATCAACAATACTAACATCTTCTAACCACCCCTCTTCATTTCTTAAATAATATTCAGATTTTGCCGTGCCGACAAAAAAATAATTAACACCACTTAAGTTTGCCCAAAGTAAAGGTAAAATATCCCCCACTGCCAGAATTAAACCCCCTTCCCTGCTCCACTGTTTAACTTGTTGATATTGATGAAGGGTTAAACCCACTAAGCCACTTTTAATATCTTTCCATAACTGGCGACCATCCATATAAATAAACCCCCCCGAGGGCATTTTTTGAACTTTTCCTAATAGGGGTATATCTATTTTTTGATAAGCAAAACCTTCCCCTACCATGGGCAAAGCAGTAATATTTATTGGGCAATACTCTTGATTAGAATCAGAGGAGAAATTAATTTTTTGTAGTTTCCATAATTCTTGAATAATTTTGACTGCAATTACATCCTCTCCATGACCATTACTGATTACTAACAAACGGCGATTCATTGTGATTATACCTGAGTCCGCTATAAAATTTTCGTTGATATAAATAAGGCAGGGCTGTTTCATTTTCGAGAAAAAAAAAGAGCGGGAGATAAGGGGAGAGGGAGATGGGGGGATTTTTGACTTGCAGATTTTAAGTAAGAATAAAAAATCTTGAAACAATCAATTAATCATAATAAATTATCAAAACTCATTACTCATTACTCATTACTCGTTACTTATTACTCCCTCTTAAACAAAGATTTTAGTATGAAACAGCCCTGTATAAATAAGGGGTAAACCCCCTCATCCCCAAAAAAAGTTATCATCTAATTTGCCAATAGTTTTTGTCTGCTATAAATTCATAGGAACGATAAAAATTTTCTGCGGGGTTGATTTTGATTCCTTCATTACTAATATAAGCAATTTCTGGGATATAGTTATCAGGAAGATTATCGGGGGCGCGAGCAACTAAATCCGCAATACGTAATTGAGTGGGTAACATTTTCAATGCCATAATTAATGCCTGTTTATTACCATTAGCACCAGCATGGGCAATTCCTCTTAGGTTACCCCAGATTAAGACATCTCCCCCCGCAATAATTGTTGCTCCGGGGTTAACATCCCCTGCAATAATAATCGTGCTAGGATGACAAATTTCTACTCCTGAGCGAATGGTTGTTTTTAAGTATAAAGGTTCTGTGAGAGCTTGATTTTCTTCTTTTTTTTCTTTTTTAGTGTCGCTAAAGGTGACTAAAGATGATTCTTGCTTCACAGAATAACCGGCACTGGCTACCGCTACAGCCGTTTGACGACGACGGGTAATTATAATGTCTAAGGTTAAGCCGATGTTTTCGAGTATTCCTTCTAATTCACTTAATTGTCTTATATCTAAGAGGCGATCGCCACTTTTAATGACCGTTTTTGTACCTAATTGCCAAGATTTGTCTATTTTTTGCAATCTAATTTTAAAATCGTCAATAATTCTGCCCCACTGATTAGCTTCACTTTTATTAACTGGGGGAAGATTAACTTCTATTATTTCCCCTTTTTTGATCAAGTTAATTTGCTCTTTGCTACTCAATAATTTTAATGGGGGAGGTGTCGGGGATTCTGTGAGAGAATCCTGATTTTCTGTTTCAATAGACATTTTCTTCTTGATAATGAGTAATGAATAGAGGGTTGGTAAATATAAATAGGTACTAATGGTCAGTTAAATATGATTGTTTGTTTCCCTTCAATTACTTTACCAATTAAAAAAGTATCAATACCACTACTTTGAAAATGTTGAATTGTTTTATCAGCTTCTTGGGCTTCCACAATCACCACGAAGCCAACTCCCATATTGAAAGTATTAAGCATATCTTCTAAGGACACATTCCCTTTTTTCTTTAACCATTGGAATATAGGGGGAATTGTCCAACTATCTAATTTTACTTCTATGGATTTATCTGTTGGCAAACAACG
This is a stretch of genomic DNA from Cyanobacterium aponinum PCC 10605. It encodes these proteins:
- the minC gene encoding septum site-determining protein MinC, whose product is MSIETENQDSLTESPTPPPLKLLSSKEQINLIKKGEIIEVNLPPVNKSEANQWGRIIDDFKIRLQKIDKSWQLGTKTVIKSGDRLLDIRQLSELEGILENIGLTLDIIITRRRQTAVAVASAGYSVKQESSLVTFSDTKKEKKEENQALTEPLYLKTTIRSGVEICHPSTIIIAGDVNPGATIIAGGDVLIWGNLRGIAHAGANGNKQALIMALKMLPTQLRIADLVARAPDNLPDNYIPEIAYISNEGIKINPAENFYRSYEFIADKNYWQIR
- a CDS encoding lipid-A-disaccharide synthase-related protein → MNRRLLVISNGHGEDVIAVKIIQELWKLQKINFSSDSNQEYCPINITALPMVGEGFAYQKIDIPLLGKVQKMPSGGFIYMDGRQLWKDIKSGLVGLTLHQYQQVKQWSREGGLILAVGDILPLLWANLSGVNYFFVGTAKSEYYLRNEEGWLEDVSIVDRFLGSIYYPWERWLMSSKSCLGIFPRDSLTVESLQNYGIRAYDYGNPMMDDVDISFSPVQNPDDEYTLKVLLLPGSRLPEALDNWQLILSAVDSLLEIQDLDLRFVGAIASSLNLNVFAEIAQKFQWKPIQKKSVNIPIEDPDKMILTKNKAQLILSQNSYAQSLQYCDISIAMAGTATEQFVGLGKPAIAFAGTGAQYNPKFAKNQSRLLGISLQLVENPQQVKDKVQELLSNPDLWQSISVNGKKRLGSAGGAKKIARELLSKLTQRSEV
- a CDS encoding pentapeptide repeat-containing protein yields the protein MDAQELIERYNRGETNFQKVDLQNQKLTNTVLHRINLKEANLSGACFEGCFLTQANLKEANLENVVIQGDLSAVNLIQSQIIKGDLQNSDLTDASLRNANLSHSNFSHSKLICALLHDAILKNVNLSHAILINSLLSRANLTDANLQGANLQGANLTNAIMINTNLENANLSLTQMNSVNGVGIKASHANFSHANLSGGNFANSIFHGANFYHSMMTWCSLKMVDFSEANLSEANLLWSNLTRSNLTKANLVHANISQANFDRADLTEAVMKE
- a CDS encoding precorrin-2 C(20)-methyltransferase → MNSRIGTLYGVSVGTGDPELITIKALKVIKNSPIIAFPAGINQKLGKAETIIQNYLQPHQKKLSLTFPYTLSQEILERSWRKVALQVWEFLAKGLDVAFACEGDISFYSTFTYLAEYIKKIDSNLRIERIAGVSSPMVAASVLDIPLTVQDEKLVVLPAFYSVEELEKVLDWAEVIVLMKVASVYEKVWQILAQKGLLSSSYIVEKATQPEEKVYRNLTLLPHLKLNYFSILIIKNNPHNTQAI
- a CDS encoding SPOR domain-containing protein, with the translated sequence MNNYQVLSPQHLPLILLTSLWLLTPQKVSAGAIEISIDPYNDSGYETIPLESNQSPNDNTHASPKPNLSVIDKENISSEGIYYVKGNSPPPPPQIVDGNLIQSNQSLPAIPPLNEPYSPQQTADVNPRNITPTNELSVSVSPLNVTPSTENTTSNNAPTTNKIVVENSNNSIRNISVSPQNSNSNSVSVNNNSNNSSMDNLGKRRNLREILVFSNSTNSENIKNNGNNMPSESLQSSSNNSQTVYKVLAKTNGNNQEVGVKSLYPEAFKTNYQGQSLLQVGVFSTQENAEQVSQSLANIGVKAIILK